Below is a window of Excalfactoria chinensis isolate bCotChi1 chromosome 9, bCotChi1.hap2, whole genome shotgun sequence DNA.
TGCACCCATCACCAGCAGCTCCTAACACCAAAGCATGGTGCTCGTGCCCACGTGCTCTGTAGAAGCAGCCTCCATCTTCGTGTTGCAGCAGCAATCCCCAGGTCTGTCCCCTGGCCCCCAGCTGGCCCGTAGTCAGCCGTGACCTCTCCCACCCCCACGGATCACCCACACTAACCTCGGTGACGGGTTTGATCCTGACGCATGGGCTGAGCCCTCCCGAGGTCCTCCCTGCCTGTAAGGACTGCATCACGTCACAGCTGACCGCATCAGCAGAGCTCGTGGCAGGATGAGAGCAgccccctctccctcccccctcctcacccAGGGAGCTCTTGGTGTGACTCACACTGCATCACAGACCCCAGGCACGCTCTCAAGGCAGCACAGAAGATATAAGAGATGATTTCCCACCAGAGGACGTTCTTAGAGCATCTTAACAGGGACATAAGGGCAACAGTCCACAGGCAAACTGGAAAAGGATGCTTCAAGCAGTCAGCTACTAACAGTAATCAACAGCTGAAATCCCTCACATCCTCAGGGAATCCACAGAAGATTAAGTATCTCATGTAAGGACAAACCACAACAGATTGCCTTTGTAATAGTTGCCTCTTCAGGGAACCTCCTCTGATTTGTGATGGATTAAGCTAATCAGTTTAGAGGCAAAGACTGATCCAGCTCCTGGCCACAGCACAGATAAATCCACTCCCCTAGGAAAGCAGCCCCATTGgcaagcagcagcctgaaagCAGATCATTTCACTCGAGCACAGAGGGGACATCCCCAAACATCAGCATCTTCACCCCAGAGCTGAGGGAACTCCTTGTCACTGGTCAGGAACCGCCTCCCAGCCACCATCTGACATGGTTCTTAATAGCACCATTCCAACAGGCAGCGCAACAGCCTCCCCTCTGCAATAGTACACAGGGAACTCAAAGACCCCCAAACTTACTCCAGTTAAAAAGCACGAGCTCAGCAGGATACAAACAACAGACCAAAACCAACTGGACTTAATAAGACGTTCTCACTGCCCCTTCAGGATTTCACAAGCATTGCTGAGAGGCTTCCATGCTCTGATACTCACCCTAACTAGAGACTCCTTCCTCACATAAGCAAGCAAAAACCACTCCGATACATCAAatcttttaagaaagaaaaactccaCTCTATTTCATCACCAGGTACAATTTCTTTCCAGTAAAGCTCTTTTATATAAATTACATATTTACTTTAATaaagacacaaaataaatacttctctTTTCACATTAGGTAATTCCCtgcagacaaaacaaacaaaaacaaaaccaccccaACTACGGGGGCTTTCACTACAGATTTGTTACAAATCAAAACGACtgtaaagacttttttttttcctttctatggTCATCACAAATCCAGTTATAGGAATCAAGTAGATCATAGATAttccagaaacagaagaaaactctCCTTGAAGAAACAGCAGCTAAACACATTGTCCTTGGGGGAGATCAGATTGGCTACCACGACTGTTACCACCATTCAGAGTCCCACTTGTCCATCAATGTGGCCACGTGTGCTGTGAGATGAGAGCCCTCCATCCCAACGACAGAAGTTCACACCATTTCTTCTCAAACCACTCCTCCCCTGGTGAAGTCCCAGCCAACTCTCAAGACTTTCACTCAAGGCGCATCATTTCAAAGAGAGGCACTGTCTCCgaaattgaggaaaaaaaaaacagttaacCAATACTTTATAGCTtaaaagaagaacatttttaagTGGCTGCTGCCTGTTCAATAAGGCGTCGCAAAAGTAAGTAAGATGATAAAATAGGAGTTAGTGGCTGCGAGGTGATCCGCAGTGTTACTCTCTTGACGCTTCACgtctcacagcagctgctggtggatGATTTCCCACACCATCCTCTTGCGGAAGTAAGGcatgtttttctgaaaagaaaagaacaaacccATTAAATGCGATAGCAGGGATTGACAGAAAACACGTATCGTGTTCTTTCACATCAAGTTCGTTTTAAGCACCATCAACGCAGCCACCGTGAGTACAACGTGGTCTGCTGTGTCTCACCCCCCCTTGGTGCTGCATGGATGAAACACGACAAAACCACGTTTATATGACTATTAACAACAGCTTAAAACAAGCTCTGACTTTGGCTCACCTCGGTGAAGGTGAATGGTTTGTCCCTGGAGACGTAATCTGCGTATTTGCACATAAAAACTCCGCAGTCACTTCCATTGGATTGCTGGGGGATTTCCTAAGGAATGGAAAGAAGGTGGAGaattttttccatcttaaaaGAAAAGCGACTTGGAGGCAgcaccacccaccaccaccacattGACTTGTGAACCGACACGCACAGCCCATCTCAGCCTGGCTTCCTAATCCATTTGCAGCCTGAGATGCTACCTGACAGGAATGAGATGCTCTTTGAAGCTTAGACTTAGTAAGAAAGCATTAAGGCCTTTGTGATGAGGAGTTACGGGTTCACATTTCAGATCCCGGTAGTGCTCACATACATGGGACTCCATGCTGTGAAGAGTCCACTCCGAAGACGACAGCTTCACTTTTTGTTTctcccagctttcttcttgcAGGTATTggctgtttaaaacaaaacaaaacaactcttCACCTCTGTACTTTAggccaacaaaaaaaagagaaaaaaccaAGGAAGCCAAATGGCTGGACAATGAAATATCAGCGGATCTTTAGTGCCATAGGTCTGCATACACTTCATGGTGACGCTTTGTACATGCACATACTGGGAACCCAGACATGTATCGCGCATGGAGGGGGTGATGTGAGAACGGTTTCTGTTCCCTAActacaaacaaagcaaatgcttCCAGTTGTGCTACAGATACATGGTGTAAAAGCACTGAGCAAACAGTTACTTACAATATAGTTTCACAAATCTTGGTTCCTTTCTTTCCAAACGAGTCAAAGTATgtgatggttttctttctgacatCGACAACCTGTTAATGGAAAGTAACCATGAGACACCGCACAAACCCATgcagcaaacagaacagaagctgGTTGAcatttcttgcttgctttctttctacCAGCTTAATTCTtcaattgaaataaaaaagaaatccagcatGACTCACCACCAGTGTCCAGTGTGATCTCAAGTGAATAGGAACCAAAATGATGTCCTGGTTGAACAGATTCATGTTTCTGGTCCATCTTCTCACTGCTCTGTAGCCTTCGGAAAGAAGCTTGGGATAGAAGAAAGTACTAAAAGCAAAGACTGTTGGATAGTCATCATTTTTGCCTCTTTCCACCAGAAGATTCATGTAGAAATTAATGACCTGCATGGTAAAAAGCAAACATGAGATGTAAAATAAGACACTGCTCACCAAAATGAAAACCGAAAAGCACAAAACTAAAGAAGCAATGCTTCCAGAAGACTAACTTCTAGACTAACCCAAGAAATACAGGAGCTTCTAGAAACAACCAGCCTTTATATACCTAAAATAAGACTGGACAGATGTTTCTAAGTTCTGCAGTGAGGGTCCTCAAATAACTGCACTCAGACACCTGTACGCAGTGAGGACATTTTAAAAGACATACACAACAGGAACATCATGGTGCCACAGCTAGTTTTACCTCATCATTTAGCCAGCGAAGGTCATTCAGTGTCTGGATGTCCTCACGGGTGATCCTGAGTTTGAAGGCACTGCTCATGATCTCGTCCGATTTACCTTCGCCCAGCGCAGCCATGATCTCTCTCTCCATGGCCTAAAGCAAGCAATCAAATGGGAAAGGACCTGTGAGCACACCAACCTGTGGGCAGCTCTCAGTCAAAACAAGGTCTGCTAAATGAAGGCTTGAACAATAAGACTACAATGAGTGGTGAATGCAAGCTCCTCACACTGCAGAATAGGCTCAAGAATCGTCTGCAAAAAAATGGAGCTACCTGTGGATGTTTTACAGCTTTCTAATTTGAACAACAGTCTGACAATGGTGGTACCTCTGTGAGCGGaggaaagatttctcttttctcaggtcctgggaatttcttttcttccacatcATGGACAGATGGTTTTCTGGACAGAACAGGCGCCAGGTGCAATTCAAAGGAGGCCTCCTCTGAGTTTTCATCTCCAAACTGTCTCAGTTAGACAAAAAGAAGCCAAGCTAGCAAGCAGATTTGCTAGGGGATAATGCAAAGTCTTGCTCATGTATAAAACTGGAAGTGTATTTTGAATATGCATCCATACATCTGAATAACAAGCTTACCCCTGTGCTGGCTCGTTTCTCCTGTCCTTTCTtgtcttcctttcctgctgGTGTGTAGTaactgcaaaaggaaacagagagaagCAGGCTATAGTAATACCATTCTGCATAATTCTTACGTATCCATCTTCTGGTTAAGGAATGCATTATCATAGATCAGCTACACAAAAATCTCTCTCACTGGCTGTGCTTACTGCAACCAGACCTGAGCTTCCTTCAACAACACAGAGCCACCTGCACTCatactgctgctgctcagatggttcataaagaagaaatgagagacGCAGCTGTCTTGCAAGTAACTCCAGAGCCACAAGCTAATTACTCCCATGCCACATCATTGAGATGAGTATGACTGTTCTCTTTCTGGGCACTGCtgaacacacagaacaaaaccaaagggGAACCCAGACTCTACCTGGTCTCATCGTTTTCCAGAGACTGGCGTGAGCTGCTGTCTTCTGCACAAAAAAAGCATACAAGAAGTCAACAGTTAATGAAGATCAGGCAAGAGTCTCATTATgatggaaaagacaaaaaaaaaaccaacccaacaacCCTGCTAATAATGACTACAAGGTTATAAAGTTTAAACTCTGTCAAAAAGGCCTCCTAGATATTATGTGAAAGTGTATGAGCTCTGCAGGCCAGGATCTAAAGTCACTTTCAGTAGTTACATTCTTCAGCTTAGCAGAGAAGATGATCTACAAGAGAAACTAACTTGTTATAAAGCAAAGTGCTGTGCTAATCcaggaaaaaagcaatttgCTGGTGTATGggaaccactgattgagcacctgggcaaaggacctggtcagccctgggagcacagctgaaggcaATTGAAGGGGTGGAgtctggctgcacctctcttagaccccacttaagggctgactgtcgctggggaaggatctctggttggagattCCTCCCTTATGAGCCTACATCTTCAGAGACAGGtgagtgctttttcttttgtaacgCCATCTCATTTCATGCTAGTCCCTTttgctatttcatttctgtattgcCTTTCTGCTGTGTTAATCTTTCAGATTGTAACAGCTGGCTTAGTGTTGAAGCTGTGGTATCATGGATGTGGTCATGTAAAAAGGGGTCAGGCAGTAATGCATCCTCCCAACTCTAAGTGAGGTAACCTAAATGGCACACGTGCATCAGTGTGTCCTCCTGTTACTTCTGCAGTTAAGAACATCTCTGGTACAGTACTGGCATGGAGGTACAACTTTAAACAAAGCTTTTCACTTACAAAGGCACTTTAGATAACAACTACCTCTGGTTTtgctctcccttttctttccagagacagctcattttgttttaagagcCAATGTAAGCTATAGCAAGTCTGGCATAGCACAAAATATACCTTCAGGACTTAAATACTCTATTTGTAAGCCTAGctataaaacaaagcagctaGAAAGCAGGGGACACTCACCGGTTTGTAGTGTCACAAGTGGAGGTGCATCCCCTGCACATTTTTGTTCTTCCAGGTATCTTGCAGCAATGAATGGTTCTTTGGAGTAAGCTTGAACACTTttgtgcagcaggaaaaaaaaaacaacaagaatcAGAATTTCTATCTGTACAGTATATTATTGGTGCATACCAATCCGCACGCAGTCTGTGTTCTCTAGGACAAGGCAGCATTCTTTGTCACAGTCCCTGACCAACCCTTTTCAGTCTATTTATTGAAGCTGATGCTGTCACTGTGAATACATTGTCCGCACAATGTGCATTTCTGGGGGCATTTTGGTTCAGATCTGCTCTCCCTGGACTACACACTCATCTGCAGCTGGAGTGCATTAGGTGCAGTCTGCAGGAACAACCTCTGGTTTAGCATTCTCTGAGATGAATCTCCTTCATAtccttcagggctgctctgagaTATGAGCCAAACCACAATAACCAATGATTGGAAGATCAGATGCCAAAAGCAGTATATTGATCCAACCTAAAATGCTAATGCTGGTACACCTAAAGTCACccaaaatgtcattttcatgCACCAGAATGTTTAAGCATGATATGCTATTCGTGCTATTCTGATCTGAAGCCCTGTGTTTCCATGTCTTTTAGCTGTGAGGTAAAGCAGAGactgggatttttttctaaGCTCTGCTAACAATCCACATTTCACAGCGTTCACATGGCGTTTCCTACTATCTTACTGTGCAGAAAGGCACGCTGCTATTTCAGCACCATTTTGGCATCAGTATTTTCTAATTAGGCCCCTCGTACAAAGCTTTGGGGTGTAGCTATTCCACTGAGATAACAGCtattctttttgtgtttttcctggTGTGGTTAACTTTGTGCAATCATTTACACAGCAACAGAGATATCAAACCCACATCACTGCTACTCATGAATCAGATTTATACACAAGTTCCCTCTTGTAGGTTGCATTCAGAACAGGAGTTCTGTATGGAAGACtgagatttcttccttttagtCTACTGGGCTTTTAAAACTCAGTTTATGCCAAGACCTGCCCTAGGACACTGGCAGGAGCCCTGAGAGTGCAagagttgcattttttttcccctctgcttccccaTGTACAACAAAGTTTATATTCATTTCTTCCTATAATTAATTACTTGCAGCTTGTCGGCTTTGGAATAGGGCGGTATTTAGCATATTTGTCCTTCAGTAGTTTCAAGAGTTgcttgtatttctctttttcttctctctgaacATCCTAGCagaacagagggggaaaaagaacaaacagaacagatcAGAATCATTGCATATGAAGCAAATGCTTGTCGTCTGGATTTAGCGCAGCCTGCACAGGTTGCTCTCTAAAGAAGCTCATTTTACCAGGAATTCCTACACGTTTGGTTTGTGTTATTCCCCCGTGGGAAGGATTTGTGCCCCACTGTAACTCTCAAAATGTCTTTTGCAACCATTTCCTCAAATGTGGGCCTCTTATCTGCAGCTGCGGTCTGCACCTCTTGCATAATAATTCAGGCTAACATGCATTCCTGTCAGTACACATAATGACTGCGTGCTATGAGTCCCCAGGATATCTTAATCATACCTCACTGCTTGCCACAGCCTGCTTCCCCACTACTTCAGTCTGAGACTTTTTTCCCAGGAAATCTAGGTTTATTATGTGTTTTCTAATAGCTGCTTCAGACATtggaagggcagggaaggacCTCTTGGTGTTTTCATAGCTGTAATTAGTGAATGGTTTGACTTCAAAAAGCCTTTCTCAGCCACGTACCTCCTCAACAGTGCGCCAAGGCCTCCCTGTTTTGCCTATCCCTGAAGTAGAAGGTTTTGGCTCATTGTGCTCCTTAATGGGTGGCCTTGGTGTTAAAGTGTCATCTGCAGTAGGTTTGGAGTAGTATTTGCCATTCCTGTTTgagctaaaataaataacaaaggcaaaacagcatcaagaaaacattcaaataagCACCTGTGATTAATTTGGATAACTATTATTATGTGGACAATGATCCACGTGTTTGGCAATAGCCAGTAAGTTCAAGAATGAATGTGAAAGGTGTTAAGCCTTTACAGAAAGTCAAAGGAATTGAAGGATTTTCTTACCTCAGATGTGGAGCTGCCACAGGAGGAAGGGCCAGTGTAACCCTATCAAAGTGAGCATCGCTTTCAAAAGGCATATTATCTGTAACAAAGGAAACCAAAGTTTAATGAGTTTACAGTAAAGAGCTTCACcagtgaaacagaaacagagctCATGTGCAATATTCCTAGATATTACATACTGTGCCTGCAATAATCTGTATGTAGGCCTGAAGTTGGGTCATGTGGTACACAAGGATGGgtgagaaagaaatgagttagTGACCTGATGTCAGTCTTACCAATTTGCAGCTTTTCCAGCACAGGGCTTGTTGGTATTTCAGATGCAGGGTTATATGGAGCAGCTGGAGGCTTGaatagaaacacagaagcaTTGCTGTGAGTATAACTTGAATGCAAATACAAGCAAACATAATGTTCCTGAAATGTAGGCACTCTCTATTAGGACTCAGGGATCATGATATGCCAGTTCAGATTGCAGCAGAGTGCAAATATTTGCAGGATCTCtgacaaatacatttcttttaatacagGAGCTCATGTGTGCAGTGATTAAAACAACCCGAGTCTAACCTTGAGTTGTCCTCAGTCAGCTCCTAACCACACTGAAATGTGAGTTTGGGTCCTAACAATTAAGTTCCTTATGAGAAACTCTCTCAAGAACAAACAGAGCATAGCAGtttcttattcttctcttttaccAGTGGGCTATAAGAACAATAACGCTGCAGCTTTGAACCAAACTACAGAGAAGAACAACATTggttattttcacagaatcaaagtCTTATAGGCATCCTCTTGTGGTCTGGTGGCTTAACTTAGCAAAGAGGCCTTTAGCCACAGCAACTAGGCAGTTTTTCTTGCAAGGTGATGCACATCGATCCCTTACCTACTAGCTTTAGAAACAACCTGTATACACAGTAAGACTATAGATATGAATGACTATAAAGTATCTGGAAGACAGCAAAGATTGAGCTCCTTAATTACAAGAGCACAGTGTGCAAACTTGAAAAGGCAAACCCAGCCAACAGGAGCTGCCTGCTACAAATAGCAAAGAAGAACCTACTGCTGCTGTACAGGCTTCATTATGCAGAGAAGctccttccttttgtctcttACAATGCATCACAATGGCCTACTGTCAAAATCCTTGCTAACCTCTTCTCCCAAGGTTGTGGTTGAAGTTATGCTGTTGTCTGAAATTTGCCAGTGATCATCTGGTGCCCTGGATGGCAAGTTCACCTCAGCAGAAGAGCTGGCTTCTCCTGGAGGCTCtaagtcttaaaaaaaaaagatatgacAGCTCATGTAAGAACGTGACTGAAAAGGTAAACAGAGATTAAGTGATACCAGAACAGCATGCTAACAGTTCAGCATTAAATTAGGGGAGCCATGGATGGCCTACAAAGCTCCGTGTCTCCCCATAAAATCTGTGCTAGGAAATGTCCCACAACATAAAAAGCATCCATTTCTCCCTCTTCA
It encodes the following:
- the SENP2 gene encoding sentrin-specific protease 2; this encodes MYALPPAAAGPCAPPCSPMYQWLLAAVGSLFAAARRSAPTPAPRKRPVRSVQPPPQEDPDQALPKRRRPDLEPPGEASSSAEVNLPSRAPDDHWQISDNSITSTTTLGEEPPAAPYNPASEIPTSPVLEKLQIDNMPFESDAHFDRVTLALPPVAAPHLSSNRNGKYYSKPTADDTLTPRPPIKEHNEPKPSTSGIGKTGRPWRTVEEDVQREEKEKYKQLLKLLKDKYAKYRPIPKPTSCNVQAYSKEPFIAARYLEEQKCAGDAPPLVTLQTEDSSSRQSLENDETSYYTPAGKEDKKGQEKRASTGFGDENSEEASFELHLAPVLSRKPSVHDVEEKKFPGPEKREIFPPLTEAMEREIMAALGEGKSDEIMSSAFKLRITREDIQTLNDLRWLNDEVINFYMNLLVERGKNDDYPTVFAFSTFFYPKLLSEGYRAVRRWTRNMNLFNQDIILVPIHLRSHWTLVVVDVRKKTITYFDSFGKKGTKICETIFQYLQEESWEKQKVKLSSSEWTLHSMESHEIPQQSNGSDCGVFMCKYADYVSRDKPFTFTEKNMPYFRKRMVWEIIHQQLL